The DNA segment GGGCAGAATATAATCGCGGAAGCCAAGATAAAGGACCAGTTAAAAGACCTGAGGACTATCCTCACCAGCGTCGTAAAGAGCAAAGAGGCCAAAAGGTCAAAAGTCCTGCTGGCCCTGGACGCCCTTAATGAGAAAGTGCGACGGGCTATGGTGTGGGTCCAGTTCAGGATACGCGGTAAGGCGAAGCCGGGCGTTGAAGTGAAGGATACCGCTCTCCTGGATAAGGCGCGCGAATCGGAGGCGGCCTGGCAGATGGAGGACGCCATCGCAAGCTACAACGCCTTCATATCGCAATACCCCGACTACAAGGACATAGGGTGGGTGAGACTGAGGCTGGGGTATGCGAACCTGAAGATGGGGGAACTGAAAAGGGCTGAAAAGATATTCTCCGAGGTCGCTAATTCTTATTTAGGTTCCGAAGAGACGCTTGTGGCGCGGAGATTTCTCGTCACCATAAATAATATAAAGCGGTCCCTCAAGGAGAAAGATGTGCTGCTTAATAAGCTCGCCGCTGCGAAGACAGAGATCGAGCGCCAGAAGATCTATTACGACATAGGCGTCATAGACACATACAATTATAACCTCGGTTCCGCCCGCGATTTCTTCAGAAAGGCCATAGAGATAGACCCGAAGAGCCTCCTGGCGCAGAAGGCCCAGTTCAATATCGGCTGGTCCCTTAAGTTCCAGAACGACCTTGAAAAGAGCGCGCTTGTCTTCGAGGACGTCATAAACATATATGCCAAAGGCGATATAGTGCTGAACGCCAAATATCAGCTCGCAGACGCTTACCACAAGGGCGGTAAGTACGAAGAGGCGATCAAGATATATAAAAAGATAGCGCAGGATTACAAAGACAAGCCGATAGCACCGCTGGCGCAATTCCAGGCGGGCTACTCTTATCTCTATAATATGAACGACCCTATACAGGCGAGCGACGCGTTCAAAGAATTGAACAGCGAATTCAAATCGAGCGCGCTCGCCAGCTATGCCTCCCTGGACCTTGTTCCCAGTTTGGAATCGCGTTTCAGGGATTTTGCCTTTTCTCTTCTGATGGAGGGCAAATACGATAAGGCGAGAGAGGCGTTCGTCAAGGCGATCGAGGTGAACGCGAAAGACGCATGGGCCCATGGCGGCCTCGGCAGCTCCCATACCAAGCTTGGAAATATAAGAGACGGTGTCCTGGAGACCCGGACGAGCATACAGATCCTCCCCGATGAATATACCTATTCTGCCCTCGGTTTTTGTCTCGAGATGGAAGGGAAGGCGAAGGATGCCATAGAGGCTTACAAAAAAGCGGTCGAGAAGAATAAAAATTTCATGCCTGCCCGCAACAATATGGGACGCCTGTATGAGATGGAGGCGCGGTACGACGAAGCTATCGCAGAGTACAAAGAGGTATTGCGTATAGACCCGAATTATTCCTGCGGATGGAACAATTTAGGCCACGCATACTGGATCAAGGGAGAGGCGCTCCTGGCCATAGAAGCGTTCCGTAAGGCGACGGATCTGAAGCCGAGCTGCGTCGAGGCGCATTATAACCTCGGCCTCGCATTGAATGTGCTGCGTAGAGAAGAAGAGGCAATAATGGAGCTCAAGGCAGCCCTTAAGATAATGCCGGACCTGAAGGAAGCGAGGGACGAACTCGAGAGGATAGCGGGCGGCGCCGCTAGGATATAGTGGATAAAATATATCGCCCGGTTAAGAGAGCGGTTACCGTCTTTGTGGCCTTATCCGTTTTTCTTGCTGCTCCGGCCGGCCTGGCCCAGGAGAAGGAAAGAGAGGCGGTTAAGAAAGGCGCCCCGGCGATAACTCAGGGGGAGGTAGCCCGCCTCATAGGGACGGAGATGGCGATCAAAGAAAATTTTATTGAAAGGCTGAAGGATATGGGGATAACGCCTTTGGGTGAATGGAGCGCAGAGAAACCGTTGACTAAAGAGAGTTTCGATGCGATACTTCTGCGTGTCGCAAGGCGCAGCCCTGTCGCGGAAAATATGGAGCCCGATAAGTTGCTCGAAAAGATGGGGCTCCCGCCGCGGGACGTATCGTCGGAGGGTGTCAAAAAGATCATGGCAAGCGACGCATTCCGGAAGACCGTCATAAATCCGCGGCTCATACTCTGTCCGCCGATACTGCCTTTCCCGCCGGTCTATAAGATAGAGACGACCGTATCGAAGGATATATTGAGCGAAAAGGACATCTCAACGGGGATATTGACGGTCCCTTCGGCGGCGGTGGAGTTGCCGCCGGGTCCGGGACCTGTCGATGATGTCGTGCCCGATGACGACGATGACGACGTGGTCGATGATGACGTAATACCCGATGACGATGATGTGGTCGTTGATGATATCGCGCCGGACGACATTGTGCCCGATGATGTAGTAGATGATGTAAGTAACCCTTAAGTGCGGCATTTCTCTATTGCGAAAATATGATAACGATGAATAACAGGCGATTACTGATAGGTCTACGTTTGTATGGGGCGCTTACCTGCGCGGCGCTCTTCTCTCTTATTCCCTCCGGTTGGGCGGAAGACGGGCATGTAGCCGTTTCGTCAGAATCCCAGACGCT comes from the Candidatus Omnitrophota bacterium genome and includes:
- a CDS encoding tetratricopeptide repeat protein, which translates into the protein MEKTPLKQSWQVARVFIWLFVILALVVAFFFTYNTYLIDTSLENLKFSLSKVSAARTIEETRDLKMVLGEALIKEVSAEKLDTASVVNLEFGQNIIAEAKIKDQLKDLRTILTSVVKSKEAKRSKVLLALDALNEKVRRAMVWVQFRIRGKAKPGVEVKDTALLDKARESEAAWQMEDAIASYNAFISQYPDYKDIGWVRLRLGYANLKMGELKRAEKIFSEVANSYLGSEETLVARRFLVTINNIKRSLKEKDVLLNKLAAAKTEIERQKIYYDIGVIDTYNYNLGSARDFFRKAIEIDPKSLLAQKAQFNIGWSLKFQNDLEKSALVFEDVINIYAKGDIVLNAKYQLADAYHKGGKYEEAIKIYKKIAQDYKDKPIAPLAQFQAGYSYLYNMNDPIQASDAFKELNSEFKSSALASYASLDLVPSLESRFRDFAFSLLMEGKYDKAREAFVKAIEVNAKDAWAHGGLGSSHTKLGNIRDGVLETRTSIQILPDEYTYSALGFCLEMEGKAKDAIEAYKKAVEKNKNFMPARNNMGRLYEMEARYDEAIAEYKEVLRIDPNYSCGWNNLGHAYWIKGEALLAIEAFRKATDLKPSCVEAHYNLGLALNVLRREEEAIMELKAALKIMPDLKEARDELERIAGGAARI